The following proteins are co-located in the Sphingobacteriaceae bacterium genome:
- a CDS encoding HupE/UreJ family protein: MNEFSLWFVTGLEHITTDGAYDHILFVALITLAYTVQEWKKILILITGFTLGHSVSLALSVYDVFVLNQALAEILIASTILLTACFELFRIRQSSMKNARILYVFIPLFGGIHGMGFSYLIRSMLGNTESPGFPLLFFNAGIEIGQLLIVIIVILFYLILSRTFKVTHNQLKIFIACVSVLFSIVILIQRLFYS, encoded by the coding sequence ATGAATGAATTTTCACTTTGGTTTGTAACCGGACTTGAACATATAACAACAGATGGGGCATACGATCATATTTTATTTGTAGCCTTAATTACACTTGCGTATACTGTACAAGAATGGAAAAAAATTTTAATCTTAATAACAGGCTTTACCCTTGGCCATTCCGTTTCATTAGCACTCAGTGTTTATGATGTATTTGTATTAAATCAAGCTTTGGCCGAAATACTAATTGCCTCCACTATCTTACTCACTGCATGTTTTGAATTATTTAGAATTCGACAAAGCTCAATGAAAAACGCACGAATTTTATACGTCTTCATCCCCCTATTTGGGGGAATTCACGGTATGGGATTTTCTTACCTAATTCGCTCAATGCTCGGAAACACAGAGTCTCCGGGCTTTCCGCTGTTGTTTTTCAATGCCGGAATAGAGATAGGTCAACTTTTAATTGTCATCATAGTCATACTTTTTTATTTAATTTTAAGCAGAACATTTAAAGTAACACACAACCAATTAAAAATATTTATCGCATGCGTTTCAGTTTTATTTTCAATCGTAATTTTAATACAACGATTATTTTATTCTTAA
- a CDS encoding PD40 domain-containing protein — protein MKRLFLLSLLIFSAIFLSFDVVKNDTLWLRYPSISPDGSTIVFTYKGDIYKVSAAGGEAVPLTLNDAHDYMPVWSPDGKTIAFSSDRFGNFDVFTIPAEGGEANRITFHSSSDFPSSFTPDGKEIIFNSTRLDQAAYIQFPYAGLPELYSVSVNGGREKQISSIGAIESHLNKAGDKLIFHDVKGYEDPWRKHHTSSVARDIWMWNKKSNEFNQLTNFAGEDRNPQWSADENSIYYLSEKSGSFNVWKMEVANPAQNKQISSFDKNPVRFLSIANNDLLCYSYNGELYTQAAGAEPKKVSVTIHNDGRTNTAKTEVFTNGATEMNVSPNGKEVVFVVRGEVFVAAIEGGLTKRITNTPEQERSVSFSPDGKSILYASERNNIWGLYQTSLVRNDELYFFNSTLLNEETILAGTTEAFQPAYSPDGKEVAFIEDRTSVKVINLKSKTIRTIMPGDKSYSYADGDQSFEWSPDGKHLLVQFLQDGNWRSEIGLVDADGKNGIKDLTQSGFDNGDGHWMMNGKMMMWFSNRHGMKNIASHGNQNDAYGLFLTKAAFDQFKMNKEEYALFKEKEEKTKKEVKTPTNDKSKSKGSDTSKKVIEPVKIEWDGLQDRKVRLTIHSSSMSDALVTPEGDKIYYLTRFEGGFDIWCTKFKEHETKMFIKLDCKGPGKMMFDKEAKHILMVCDGKIIKIKLENAEKKEVPFHAEMNLTLALEREYMFEHAWRQVVKKFYVSDLQKTDWNYYKQNYSRFLPYINNNYDFAELLSEMLGELNASHTGCRYKAPHHNPDETAYLGAFFDEQYEGNGLLISEIIEKGPLDADGLQIKPGQIIEKINGVEITPQSNYYKILNRVSGKNTLISIYDKAANKRWDVIIKPIPLAQLYPLLYHRWIKRMQDLTEKLSGGELGYMHVKGMDDESFREFYDQVMGKYVNKKALIVDTRFNGGGWLHDDLATFLSGKKYIEFVPKERKIGVEPGKKWIKPSLVLMGEGNYSDAHMFPVVYRTLGIGKLVGMPVPGTGTAVWWEPMIDHSLVFGIPQVGVMTPEGKYYENTQLEPDVKVANEYKAMLEGKDQQIEAAVKLLLGK, from the coding sequence ATGAAAAGACTCTTCCTTTTAAGTCTGCTGATTTTTTCAGCTATTTTTTTGTCATTTGATGTTGTAAAAAACGATACGCTGTGGTTGAGGTATCCTTCCATTTCACCGGACGGATCTACTATTGTATTTACCTACAAAGGTGATATTTATAAAGTGTCTGCCGCAGGAGGAGAAGCAGTACCTTTAACTTTGAATGACGCGCATGATTATATGCCCGTTTGGTCACCCGATGGTAAAACAATTGCATTCTCTTCAGATCGTTTTGGTAATTTTGATGTTTTTACAATTCCAGCTGAAGGTGGAGAGGCAAATCGAATTACTTTTCATTCTTCAAGTGATTTTCCATCTTCATTTACTCCCGATGGAAAAGAAATAATTTTCAATTCTACACGTCTTGATCAAGCTGCATATATACAATTTCCTTATGCCGGTTTACCCGAATTATATAGTGTATCAGTAAATGGTGGCAGAGAAAAACAAATTTCTTCTATAGGCGCTATTGAATCGCATTTAAATAAAGCGGGCGATAAGTTAATTTTTCATGATGTAAAAGGATATGAAGATCCGTGGAGAAAACATCATACTTCTTCGGTAGCTAGAGATATTTGGATGTGGAATAAAAAATCAAATGAATTTAATCAACTTACCAATTTTGCCGGTGAAGATCGTAATCCGCAATGGAGTGCAGATGAAAATTCAATTTATTACCTCAGTGAAAAAAGTGGTTCATTTAATGTTTGGAAAATGGAAGTTGCTAATCCGGCTCAAAACAAACAAATAAGCAGTTTTGATAAAAATCCGGTTCGTTTTCTTTCAATTGCCAATAACGACTTATTGTGTTATTCTTATAATGGAGAATTATACACGCAAGCTGCAGGCGCAGAACCTAAAAAAGTATCTGTTACCATTCATAATGACGGACGAACAAATACGGCTAAAACCGAAGTGTTTACAAACGGCGCTACTGAGATGAATGTTTCTCCAAATGGAAAAGAAGTTGTTTTTGTGGTACGCGGAGAAGTTTTTGTTGCGGCGATTGAAGGGGGACTTACTAAACGTATTACAAACACGCCGGAGCAAGAACGAAGTGTTAGTTTTAGTCCTGATGGAAAAAGCATTTTATACGCATCCGAAAGAAATAATATTTGGGGCTTGTATCAAACTTCATTGGTTCGTAATGATGAGTTGTATTTTTTCAATTCCACATTACTTAATGAAGAAACCATATTGGCAGGAACTACCGAAGCTTTTCAGCCGGCTTATTCTCCGGATGGAAAAGAAGTAGCCTTTATTGAAGATCGCACTTCCGTTAAAGTAATTAATTTAAAATCGAAAACTATACGAACGATAATGCCGGGCGATAAAAGTTATTCTTATGCTGATGGTGATCAATCTTTTGAATGGTCGCCCGATGGAAAACATCTTTTAGTACAGTTTTTGCAGGATGGAAATTGGAGAAGTGAAATCGGTTTAGTAGATGCGGACGGTAAAAATGGTATAAAAGATTTGACGCAAAGCGGATTTGATAATGGGGATGGGCATTGGATGATGAATGGAAAGATGATGATGTGGTTTTCAAACAGACATGGAATGAAAAACATTGCTAGTCACGGTAATCAAAATGATGCATATGGTTTGTTTTTAACAAAGGCTGCGTTTGATCAGTTTAAAATGAATAAAGAAGAATATGCTTTGTTTAAAGAGAAGGAAGAAAAAACTAAAAAGGAAGTAAAAACTCCTACCAATGATAAATCAAAGTCTAAAGGAAGTGATACTTCAAAAAAAGTAATTGAACCTGTAAAAATTGAGTGGGATGGTTTACAGGATAGAAAAGTGCGTTTAACTATTCATTCATCCAGCATGTCCGATGCCTTAGTTACTCCTGAAGGTGATAAAATTTATTATTTAACCCGCTTTGAGGGAGGATTTGACATTTGGTGTACCAAGTTTAAAGAACATGAAACAAAAATGTTTATTAAACTGGATTGTAAAGGTCCGGGGAAAATGATGTTCGATAAGGAAGCTAAGCATATTTTAATGGTTTGCGATGGAAAAATAATTAAAATAAAATTAGAGAACGCCGAAAAAAAGGAAGTTCCTTTTCACGCGGAAATGAATTTAACACTCGCGCTCGAAAGGGAATATATGTTTGAACATGCCTGGCGCCAGGTTGTAAAAAAGTTTTATGTGAGTGATTTGCAAAAAACAGATTGGAATTATTACAAACAAAATTACAGCAGGTTTTTACCATACATCAATAACAATTACGATTTTGCCGAATTGCTGAGCGAAATGCTTGGCGAATTAAATGCCTCACATACAGGATGCAGATATAAAGCGCCGCACCATAATCCGGATGAAACAGCGTATTTAGGCGCGTTTTTTGATGAGCAGTATGAAGGTAACGGTTTACTGATTTCCGAAATTATTGAAAAAGGTCCACTGGATGCAGATGGCTTACAAATTAAACCCGGACAAATAATTGAAAAGATTAACGGAGTGGAAATTACGCCGCAAAGCAACTACTATAAAATTTTAAATCGGGTTTCAGGTAAAAACACCTTGATTTCTATTTACGATAAAGCAGCTAATAAGCGATGGGATGTAATTATAAAGCCAATTCCATTGGCACAGCTTTATCCTTTATTATATCATAGATGGATAAAAAGAATGCAGGATCTTACTGAAAAATTATCAGGCGGTGAATTAGGATACATGCATGTTAAAGGCATGGATGACGAAAGTTTTAGAGAGTTTTACGATCAGGTAATGGGTAAATACGTAAACAAAAAAGCATTAATTGTAGATACTCGATTTAATGGTGGTGGTTGGTTGCACGATGATTTGGCTACTTTCTTATCAGGAAAAAAATACATTGAATTCGTTCCTAAAGAAAGAAAAATTGGAGTAGAGCCAGGTAAAAAATGGATAAAGCCATCTTTGGTTTTAATGGGTGAAGGAAATTATTCAGATGCGCATATGTTTCCTGTAGTTTACAGAACATTGGGAATAGGAAAGTTGGTTGGTATGCCGGTACCGGGTACCGGAACAGCCGTTTGGTGGGAACCCATGATTGATCATTCATTAGTATTTGGTATTCCGCAAGTAGGGGTAATGACACCGGAAGGAAAATATTACGAAAACACGCAATTGGAACCGGATGTTAAAGTGGCAAACGAATACAAGGCCATGTTGGAAGGAAAAGATCAACAAATTGAAGCTGCCGTTAAATTATTATTGGGTAAATAA
- a CDS encoding phosphoribosylaminoimidazolesuccinocarboxamide synthase: MKTTSKSEFNFQNQTAFYKGKVRDVYTISNKYLVMVASNRISAFDVVLPKDIPFKGQVLNQLAAHFLDLTKDIVPNWLIASPFPNISIGHKCDPFKIEMVVRGYLAGHAARTYLSGKRELCGVSLPEGLKENDKLPHPIITPSTKASEGHDEDISKEDIIKNGLVSKSHYEELEKITLALYARGQEIANQQGLILVDTKYEFGLYNDKIMLMDEIHTPDSSRYFYQEGYEDRQKQGAEQKQLSKEFVRKWLIENGFQGKEGQSIPAMKDQWVNEISERYIELFEKVSGKKFMRENTAVDNSKVELQINSLIAKLP, encoded by the coding sequence ATGAAAACTACTAGTAAATCTGAATTCAACTTCCAAAATCAAACTGCTTTTTATAAGGGAAAAGTTCGCGATGTTTATACAATTTCCAATAAGTATTTGGTGATGGTGGCCAGTAATCGAATTAGTGCATTTGATGTAGTGCTTCCTAAAGATATTCCATTTAAAGGCCAAGTATTAAATCAACTTGCCGCACACTTTTTAGACCTAACTAAAGATATTGTTCCTAATTGGTTAATTGCTTCGCCTTTCCCTAATATCAGTATCGGACATAAATGCGATCCTTTTAAAATAGAAATGGTTGTAAGGGGTTACTTGGCCGGGCATGCAGCCAGAACTTATTTAAGTGGGAAACGCGAACTTTGTGGGGTAAGCTTACCGGAAGGATTAAAGGAGAATGATAAATTGCCTCATCCTATCATTACGCCAAGCACCAAAGCTTCTGAAGGTCATGATGAAGATATCAGTAAAGAAGATATTATTAAAAACGGTTTGGTAAGTAAGTCGCATTATGAAGAATTGGAAAAAATAACACTTGCCTTATATGCAAGAGGACAAGAAATAGCTAATCAACAAGGTTTAATATTAGTGGATACCAAATATGAATTTGGATTATACAATGATAAAATCATGTTAATGGATGAAATTCACACTCCCGATTCTTCGAGATACTTTTATCAGGAAGGATATGAAGATCGTCAAAAACAAGGTGCTGAACAAAAACAATTAAGTAAAGAGTTTGTCAGAAAATGGTTGATTGAAAATGGTTTTCAGGGAAAAGAAGGACAGTCTATTCCTGCAATGAAAGATCAATGGGTAAATGAAATCAGTGAACGTTATATCGAATTATTTGAAAAAGTAAGCGGAAAAAAGTTTATGCGCGAAAATACGGCTGTTGATAATTCAAAAGTTGAACTTCAAATCAACTCATTAATAGCTAAATTACCCTAA
- a CDS encoding rhomboid family intramembrane serine protease, whose translation MEHINSTDEDQLHESSSKANDTTAFTIQNLLTPSKGYYATPILLFLNVIIFAVMALNNVDIIEPEKKDLIDWGANFRPFTLNEGLWRLVSSSFVHNGLLQFLCNMFVLISFGRVLEPLLGTVRLLYFFLLLTILSAGASLWYYTSFLSVGNSGALFGMLGIIITVYFGRNETISLKKELWIAVAVLIGFYVFYSIKGLSDNAANFSGLGGGLVFGSFFVLSTKNYSSAKSLSYQFLSMLLVLGFLIFVFQSIPSDLGKYFSKMEIITKAETEALEVYNLPQNTDNNIYLNEVQKGMEKWVQCERVIEECNQLNITDKYKSKNKLVAKYIQLRKESYELILRALQENSNKYNNEIQQYNDRILQAMKEIENFK comes from the coding sequence ATGGAGCATATAAACAGTACGGATGAAGATCAGCTTCATGAATCAAGTTCAAAAGCAAACGATACAACTGCTTTTACCATTCAAAATTTATTAACTCCTTCTAAAGGATATTATGCAACTCCAATATTACTTTTTCTAAACGTTATAATTTTTGCAGTGATGGCTCTAAATAATGTGGATATTATCGAGCCTGAGAAAAAGGACTTAATTGATTGGGGCGCTAACTTCAGGCCTTTCACCTTAAATGAAGGATTATGGCGATTAGTAAGCAGTAGTTTTGTGCATAATGGCCTATTACAGTTTTTGTGCAATATGTTTGTATTGATAAGTTTCGGCAGAGTTTTAGAGCCTTTGTTAGGTACCGTAAGATTATTATACTTTTTTTTACTGCTAACTATTTTGTCTGCTGGCGCGAGTTTATGGTATTACACTTCATTTTTAAGCGTGGGAAATTCCGGAGCTTTATTTGGTATGTTAGGCATAATCATAACTGTTTATTTTGGACGTAATGAAACTATAAGTCTTAAAAAAGAATTATGGATTGCCGTTGCTGTTTTAATCGGATTTTATGTTTTCTATTCAATTAAAGGATTGTCGGATAATGCAGCTAATTTTTCGGGTTTGGGAGGAGGATTAGTATTTGGTTCTTTTTTTGTTTTAAGCACTAAAAATTATTCATCAGCTAAATCTCTTTCCTATCAGTTTTTATCTATGCTGCTAGTTTTAGGATTTTTGATTTTTGTTTTTCAATCTATTCCTTCCGATTTGGGTAAGTATTTTTCAAAAATGGAAATTATCACCAAAGCAGAAACAGAGGCGCTTGAAGTATATAACTTGCCGCAAAATACCGATAACAATATCTATTTAAACGAAGTGCAAAAGGGAATGGAAAAATGGGTGCAGTGTGAACGTGTGATAGAAGAGTGCAATCAACTCAATATTACGGATAAATATAAATCAAAGAATAAATTAGTTGCTAAATACATCCAATTACGAAAAGAGTCATATGAGCTTATATTAAGAGCACTGCAGGAAAATTCGAATAAATACAATAACGAAATACAACAATACAATGACCGGATATTACAGGCCATGAAAGAAATTGAAAATTTTAAATAA
- a CDS encoding M1 family metallopeptidase, with translation MRFSFIFNRNFNTTIILFLIGLSSALAQNIQNNPKSNHGNKFEQLGSILPTPNEYRTASGAPGNKYWQQRADYDIDVKLDEANLSIVGTETITYHNNSPDALNYLWLQLDENQHDPNSFVHSIDENKLEGKILSDATIKSLNYKENLAGLGDKIDAVTDEKGKTLSYTINETMMRIDLPKTLAPKGKIKFIVKWHYKMINRTQYGGRGGYEYFEEDGNHLFTMTQWYPRMCVYSDFQGWQNKQFLGRGEFALAFGNFKVKMTVPSDHLVCSTGECQNYQQVLTAAQYKRWVQAQTATEPVEIGLLEDAKAAEKKKATTTKTWIFKADSVRDFAWGSSRKYCWDAMPVKCEGKRVMCMSFYGKEAYGLYRKYSTKVVAHTIKTYSKYTIPYPYPVAQSIEAANGMEYPMICFNFGRTEKDGTYTEGSKNGMILVIIHEVGHNFFPMIINSDERQWTWMDEGLNTFVQFLTEQEFDMNYPSGRGPAHKMLDYFRLPKDQLEPIMVNSENIHNFGANAYGKPATALTVLRETIMGRELFDFAFKTYCTRWAFKHPEPADFFRSMEDASAVDLDWFWRSWFYDTDPVDISIDTVKTYVLQKGEKIKVEPDTHFVMHKHYPDKFEFITQIRNKQSGMKALVDVDTTLRDFYYHYKPASPLTMEIKEKHENLSELSDEEMKKFEGKFLCEIKFSNRGGSVMPLIIKFNYTDGSSDIERCHVYVWRKNENEVTKTFIKDKKVVSIQLDPFRETGDINEENNLWNIKTSPSKFDLYKAKASAGRGQSNGWNPMQGKK, from the coding sequence ATGCGTTTCAGTTTTATTTTCAATCGTAATTTTAATACAACGATTATTTTATTCTTAATCGGATTAAGTTCAGCTCTTGCACAGAATATTCAAAACAATCCGAAATCCAATCACGGAAATAAATTTGAACAGCTAGGTTCCATATTACCAACGCCAAACGAATATCGCACCGCTTCAGGTGCACCGGGAAATAAATATTGGCAGCAACGCGCCGATTATGATATTGATGTAAAATTAGATGAAGCCAATTTAAGTATTGTAGGAACAGAAACGATAACATACCACAACAATTCTCCGGATGCTTTAAATTATTTATGGTTGCAGTTAGATGAAAACCAACACGACCCTAATTCATTTGTGCACAGCATTGATGAAAACAAATTAGAGGGAAAAATATTGAGTGATGCAACAATTAAATCACTTAACTATAAAGAAAATTTGGCGGGTCTGGGTGATAAAATAGATGCCGTAACGGATGAAAAAGGAAAAACATTGTCCTATACAATCAACGAAACCATGATGAGAATTGATTTACCAAAAACACTTGCACCAAAAGGGAAAATAAAATTTATTGTGAAATGGCATTATAAAATGATTAACCGCACACAATATGGCGGCCGAGGTGGGTATGAATATTTTGAAGAAGACGGAAACCATTTATTTACCATGACACAATGGTATCCGAGGATGTGTGTGTACAGTGATTTTCAGGGATGGCAAAACAAACAGTTTTTAGGAAGAGGAGAATTTGCGTTGGCCTTCGGAAATTTCAAAGTGAAAATGACGGTGCCTTCCGATCACTTAGTTTGTTCAACCGGTGAATGTCAAAACTATCAGCAAGTACTTACTGCTGCGCAATACAAAAGATGGGTGCAAGCTCAAACTGCCACGGAACCGGTGGAAATTGGTTTGTTAGAAGACGCTAAAGCCGCAGAAAAGAAAAAGGCCACCACCACCAAAACCTGGATTTTTAAAGCAGACAGTGTTCGCGATTTTGCTTGGGGAAGTTCAAGAAAATATTGTTGGGATGCCATGCCGGTGAAGTGCGAAGGCAAACGCGTGATGTGCATGAGCTTTTACGGCAAAGAAGCTTATGGTCTTTACAGAAAATATTCAACTAAAGTGGTTGCACATACAATAAAGACTTATTCTAAATACACCATACCGTATCCTTATCCCGTTGCGCAAAGTATTGAAGCAGCTAACGGTATGGAGTATCCCATGATTTGCTTTAACTTCGGAAGAACAGAAAAAGACGGAACGTATACAGAAGGAAGTAAAAACGGAATGATTTTGGTTATCATTCATGAAGTAGGACATAACTTTTTCCCAATGATTATTAATAGCGATGAAAGGCAATGGACCTGGATGGACGAAGGACTAAACACCTTTGTTCAGTTTTTAACCGAGCAGGAATTTGATATGAATTATCCTTCCGGCAGAGGACCAGCACATAAAATGTTGGATTATTTCCGGTTACCCAAAGATCAACTCGAACCTATTATGGTGAATAGTGAAAACATACATAATTTTGGCGCTAATGCTTACGGTAAACCAGCAACAGCCTTAACAGTTTTGAGAGAAACAATCATGGGTAGAGAATTATTTGATTTTGCCTTTAAGACTTATTGTACAAGATGGGCGTTCAAACATCCTGAGCCGGCAGATTTTTTCAGAAGTATGGAAGATGCCAGCGCAGTTGATTTAGATTGGTTTTGGCGTTCTTGGTTTTATGATACCGATCCGGTAGATATTTCAATTGACACCGTAAAAACTTATGTTTTACAAAAGGGTGAAAAAATTAAAGTTGAACCAGACACTCATTTTGTCATGCATAAACATTACCCGGATAAATTTGAATTCATTACCCAAATAAGAAACAAGCAAAGTGGTATGAAGGCCTTGGTTGATGTGGATACTACACTGAGAGATTTTTATTACCATTACAAACCTGCATCACCGCTTACCATGGAAATTAAAGAAAAACATGAAAACTTAAGCGAATTAAGTGATGAAGAGATGAAAAAGTTTGAAGGAAAATTTTTGTGTGAAATTAAATTCAGTAACCGCGGTGGATCAGTAATGCCGCTCATTATCAAATTTAATTATACAGATGGAAGTAGTGATATTGAGCGCTGCCATGTGTATGTTTGGAGAAAAAACGAAAATGAAGTTACCAAAACATTTATAAAAGATAAAAAAGTAGTTTCCATTCAATTAGACCCATTCCGGGAAACAGGAGATATAAACGAAGAGAATAATTTATGGAACATAAAAACTTCTCCTTCTAAATTCGACCTTTACAAAGCCAAAGCTTCAGCCGGCAGAGGACAAAGTAATGGTTGGAATCCTATGCAGGGCAAAAAATAA
- a CDS encoding dehydrogenase — protein MQSSKIIRSKAPFRIGLAGGGTDVSPYSDEYGGAILNATIDLYAFTTLEPLEKKGIVFDIANSGLHHECESAEVLKMAEGFELFIGVYNAIVKKFKTGPLSFRLTSNTEAPQGSGLGTSSTIVVSIIGAFVEWLNLPLGKYDIAHLAYEIERIDLQMAGGKQDQYAATFGGINFIEFYAEDKVIVNPLQLKNEVFHELEHNLLLFYTQTQRNSAAIIDEQVKNVNDKKAKSIEAMHHLKLQAVQMKDALLRGELDKIGEIMQYGWKNKKQMAQSISNDFIDNIYEKAIAHGASGGKISGAGGGGFMFFYCPAVSKNRVANALTAMRGRVQPFNFTQQGLITWSI, from the coding sequence ATGCAATCCTCAAAAATTATAAGAAGTAAAGCGCCATTTCGAATAGGGTTGGCCGGTGGAGGAACGGATGTTAGTCCGTATTCGGATGAGTATGGTGGAGCAATATTAAACGCAACTATTGATCTTTACGCTTTTACAACACTGGAACCTTTAGAAAAAAAGGGAATTGTATTTGATATAGCTAATAGTGGTTTGCATCACGAATGTGAAAGTGCTGAAGTGTTAAAAATGGCAGAGGGATTCGAGTTATTTATCGGCGTTTACAATGCAATAGTAAAAAAGTTTAAAACAGGTCCCTTATCTTTTCGATTAACTTCAAATACGGAAGCGCCGCAAGGTTCTGGACTAGGAACATCTTCAACCATTGTAGTTTCTATTATTGGCGCATTTGTAGAATGGCTCAATCTACCATTAGGAAAATATGATATAGCCCATTTGGCTTATGAAATTGAACGTATAGATTTACAAATGGCCGGGGGTAAACAAGATCAGTATGCGGCCACTTTTGGGGGAATTAATTTTATAGAATTTTATGCAGAAGATAAAGTAATCGTAAATCCACTTCAGCTTAAAAACGAAGTGTTTCATGAGTTAGAGCATAATTTGCTTTTATTTTATACGCAAACACAGCGAAATAGCGCTGCGATTATTGATGAGCAAGTAAAAAATGTGAATGATAAAAAAGCAAAAAGTATAGAGGCTATGCATCATCTTAAACTACAAGCTGTACAAATGAAGGATGCTTTGTTGAGGGGAGAGTTGGATAAAATTGGTGAAATTATGCAATACGGCTGGAAAAATAAAAAGCAAATGGCGCAAAGCATTTCCAATGATTTTATTGATAATATTTATGAAAAAGCTATTGCTCACGGGGCTAGTGGCGGAAAAATTTCCGGTGCAGGAGGGGGTGGATTTATGTTTTTTTACTGCCCTGCAGTAAGCAAAAATAGAGTGGCAAACGCTTTAACGGCGATGCGTGGTAGAGTTCAACCTTTTAATTTTACGCAACAAGGATTAATTACATGGAGCATATAA